The Nitrospirota bacterium genome includes a window with the following:
- a CDS encoding CTP synthase, producing MAKFIFVTGGVVSSLGKGIASAAMGALLEARGLKVTIQKLDPYINVDPGTLSPFQHGEVFVTDDGAETDLDLGHYERFTSSRSSQANNFTTGKIYYSVISKERRGDYLGDTVQVVPHITDEIKNAIKSVSGDYDIVIVEIGGTIGDIESLPFLEAIRQFRYDVGRDQVLYVHLTLVPYIKTSGELKSKPTQHSVKELREIGIQPDILLCRTDRLLPPEVKRKIALHCNLDIDAVITARDVDTIYEVPLALRQEGLDDLIAKKLLPISVPPDLNKWSEVVRKIKEPDDTVTVAIVGKYVGLKDSYKSLIEALIHGGIANEVGVDIQWINAEEIEKHGADKYLLDVDSILVPGGFGERGIEGKIEAIRLAREKKIPFLGICLGMQCAVIEFARNVCGMKGSNSSEFDENTPYPVIYLMSEWYDFRKMAIEKRDVTSEKGGSMRLGAYPCVISKDSFAHDAYRMAEISERHRHRYEFNNAFRENLTGKGLKISGASPDNQLVEIVEIKEHPWFLGCQFHPEFKSRPLEPHPVFKAFVGAAYREKKLLFTHTKKWEMKNEK from the coding sequence ATGGCTAAATTCATCTTTGTGACAGGCGGCGTTGTTTCTTCCCTGGGGAAAGGAATTGCATCTGCGGCAATGGGCGCCCTGCTTGAGGCCAGGGGGCTTAAGGTAACTATTCAGAAATTAGATCCCTACATCAATGTGGACCCCGGGACACTGAGTCCTTTCCAGCACGGAGAGGTTTTTGTCACGGACGACGGCGCTGAGACTGACCTGGACCTCGGACACTATGAGAGATTTACATCCTCACGCTCTTCACAGGCTAACAATTTTACGACCGGAAAGATTTATTACAGCGTTATTTCAAAGGAAAGGCGTGGTGATTATCTCGGCGACACCGTGCAGGTCGTCCCTCACATTACAGATGAGATAAAAAATGCCATAAAATCCGTATCAGGCGATTACGACATTGTCATTGTGGAAATCGGCGGAACCATCGGTGATATAGAAAGCCTTCCGTTTCTTGAGGCCATAAGGCAGTTCAGGTATGACGTAGGAAGAGATCAGGTTCTGTATGTCCATCTTACTTTAGTTCCTTATATAAAAACTTCGGGCGAACTTAAATCCAAGCCGACCCAGCACAGCGTAAAGGAGCTGCGGGAGATAGGTATCCAGCCTGACATACTCCTTTGCCGGACAGACAGATTACTGCCTCCGGAGGTCAAAAGGAAAATAGCCCTCCACTGCAATCTTGATATAGATGCGGTCATCACTGCAAGGGACGTTGACACTATTTATGAAGTTCCCCTTGCCTTAAGGCAGGAAGGTCTTGACGATTTAATTGCCAAAAAGCTTTTGCCCATATCAGTCCCACCTGACCTTAATAAATGGTCAGAGGTCGTTAGAAAAATCAAAGAGCCTGATGATACTGTAACAGTTGCGATAGTGGGAAAGTATGTGGGACTTAAGGACTCTTATAAAAGTCTGATTGAGGCGCTTATTCACGGCGGCATTGCCAATGAGGTTGGTGTTGACATACAGTGGATTAACGCCGAGGAAATAGAAAAACACGGCGCCGATAAGTATCTCCTGGATGTTGACAGCATCCTTGTCCCGGGCGGTTTTGGAGAGAGGGGGATTGAAGGAAAGATTGAAGCAATAAGGCTTGCCAGGGAGAAGAAGATCCCGTTTTTAGGTATTTGCCTCGGCATGCAGTGCGCAGTAATAGAGTTTGCACGTAATGTCTGCGGCATGAAAGGCTCAAACAGCTCTGAATTTGATGAGAATACCCCCTACCCGGTGATTTATCTTATGTCAGAGTGGTATGACTTCAGAAAAATGGCAATAGAAAAAAGAGACGTCACCTCTGAAAAAGGCGGGAGCATGAGGCTCGGCGCTTATCCTTGCGTGATTTCAAAAGACTCATTTGCGCATGACGCTTACAGAATGGCAGAGATCTCCGAGAGGCACAGACACAGATATGAATTTAATAATGCGTTCAGAGAAAATCTCACAGGGAAAGGTTTGAAAATAAGCGGCGCTAGTCCTGACAATCAGCTTGTTGAGATAGTTGAAATAAAGGAGCATCCATGGTTTTTAGGATGCCAATTCCATCCTGAATTCAAATCAAGACCTTTAGAGCCGCACCCTGTGTTCAAGGCTTTTGTCGGGGCAGCGTACAGGGAAAAGAAATTGCTTTTCACGCACACTAAGAAATGGGAAATGAAAAATGAAAAATAA
- the phnD gene encoding phosphate/phosphite/phosphonate ABC transporter substrate-binding protein: MPFKISTRLFIRFFFSFSVLFFLIFSGCVRQETPKKASLLKRAVEISADVNDIERNTLKFGFDLRLDPKEDVRIYSPFLEYLQNATGKRFSIKFTEKYEDTVDNLGKGITHFAAIGPLNYVAGREKYGNGIKYLVSGVNNEGDPRYQAVIFTRPGAGIHSIKDLKGKPFAFGPRMSTQGHLIPRKMLEDEGITVRDMSSFIHTDSHMSTVRVVLNGEYEAGGIQDVLARRLEREGKIRILKISEPYPSSIIAYNSALNAETVKAVRSALLVLEPEGRHKDKLIDWNQTEMPLGFISINESEFYKIAVLARRYGLLTK, from the coding sequence ATGCCATTTAAAATCTCTACAAGGCTTTTCATCAGGTTCTTCTTTAGTTTTTCCGTATTATTTTTTTTAATATTCTCCGGCTGTGTGCGTCAGGAGACTCCTAAAAAAGCAAGCCTTCTTAAGAGGGCGGTTGAGATCTCCGCAGATGTTAACGACATTGAGAGAAACACCCTGAAGTTCGGGTTTGACCTCAGGCTGGACCCCAAAGAAGACGTAAGGATTTACAGCCCGTTTCTTGAATACCTTCAAAATGCCACAGGAAAGCGTTTCAGCATAAAATTTACTGAAAAATATGAAGATACGGTTGATAATCTCGGCAAAGGCATTACACACTTTGCAGCCATAGGCCCGCTTAATTATGTAGCCGGCAGGGAAAAATACGGAAACGGGATTAAGTATCTTGTGAGCGGAGTTAATAACGAGGGCGACCCGAGATACCAGGCGGTTATCTTTACAAGACCCGGAGCCGGTATTCACAGCATAAAAGATCTAAAAGGCAAGCCGTTTGCTTTTGGACCAAGGATGTCAACGCAGGGACACCTTATACCGAGAAAGATGCTGGAAGATGAAGGCATAACCGTTAGGGATATGAGTTCTTTTATTCATACGGATTCACATATGAGCACGGTCAGGGTTGTATTAAACGGCGAGTACGAAGCAGGGGGAATTCAGGATGTGCTTGCCAGGCGGCTTGAGAGGGAAGGAAAGATCAGGATTTTAAAAATTTCCGAACCCTATCCAAGCAGTATTATTGCATATAACAGCGCTTTGAATGCTGAGACGGTTAAAGCCGTCAGGTCTGCGCTCTTGGTCTTAGAGCCGGAGGGGAGACATAAAGACAAGCTTATTGACTGGAATCAGACAGAAATGCCGCTCGGTTTTATCAGCATAAATGAATCGGAATTTTACAAGATAGCGGTTCTTGCAAGAAGGTACGGCTTGCTGACGAAATGA
- the kdsB gene encoding 3-deoxy-manno-octulosonate cytidylyltransferase yields the protein MHRAAVIIPARFNSTRFPGKPLASLKGKPIIQWVYEHAASANSINTTLVATDSKQIYDTVLGFGGKVVMTSEKHQSGTDRIAEAAGSIDCDIVVNVQGDEPFIMPEMVNDVVRLLSDDSRASISTLAKKITDPEEILSPNVVKVVFDNEGFAMYFSRAPIPYNRDLWKISSRLIRDKFQISDSTHHALPITHYGCYKHIGIYGYRKDVLFKFASMPPDKLELTEKLEQLRALASGMKIKVKETPYDTFGIDTAEDLKKAERRWHIN from the coding sequence ATGCACAGGGCGGCTGTAATAATTCCGGCTCGCTTTAACTCCACCCGGTTCCCCGGCAAGCCCCTTGCCTCTCTTAAAGGAAAACCAATTATCCAATGGGTTTACGAACATGCTGCGTCTGCGAATTCAATAAATACCACCCTTGTTGCAACTGATAGCAAGCAAATCTATGATACAGTCCTGGGGTTTGGCGGAAAAGTTGTCATGACTTCTGAGAAGCACCAGTCAGGCACAGACAGGATAGCAGAGGCTGCCGGCAGTATAGACTGCGATATAGTCGTAAATGTTCAGGGGGATGAACCGTTTATCATGCCGGAGATGGTGAATGATGTTGTAAGACTTCTGTCAGATGATTCGCGCGCCTCAATCAGCACCCTCGCAAAGAAGATAACGGATCCGGAAGAAATTTTATCTCCCAATGTGGTTAAGGTTGTTTTTGACAATGAGGGTTTTGCCATGTATTTCTCACGGGCGCCAATTCCATATAACAGAGACCTCTGGAAAATTTCATCCCGACTTATTCGGGACAAATTTCAAATTTCAGATTCAACTCATCACGCATTACCCATCACGCATTACGGCTGTTACAAGCATATCGGCATATATGGCTACAGAAAAGACGTCCTGTTCAAGTTTGCTTCAATGCCGCCTGACAAACTTGAACTCACTGAAAAGCTTGAACAACTCAGGGCGCTTGCCTCAGGCATGAAAATCAAGGTAAAAGAAACCCCTTATGATACATTCGGCATTGATACGGCAGAAGACTTAAAAAAAGCAGAAAGGCGGTGGCATATCAACTAA